The proteins below are encoded in one region of Neodiprion virginianus isolate iyNeoVirg1 chromosome 7, iyNeoVirg1.1, whole genome shotgun sequence:
- the LOC124309396 gene encoding uncharacterized protein LOC124309396: MANIRHRDPLLYPCRSTQTTRHSFEIETGTNTGGQGPYGGITDFDHIRNGNYLSFSPQTDEARTLGKFRSRMQPTNNRVDRQNHSTCSCFFQNDHHEQATEITKTADRTLPEPKPHLAPKNICTKCHDTRGETSIDERGAGSVVQFYEFYEEADSPSSVPSAFSVSTEIQVSQDVLKQQNAPNKDFTPKDVMNSWIPVRGRPTKGLLPTSENYIDVSPRGFSLRKYFPELFLNATERNEMRAAQGQELQGCDAATLQKKDCTHPKCLCGNFNDVPITEDWRSGIESVGINAPCPWHDEEVPVTTDDCEEIRDVNQSSVKLTSSERPRKWLWWSYDKFKRDSN; this comes from the exons ATGGCAAATATAAGACACAGGGATCCTCTGTTATACCCCTGCAGATCCACGCAGACGACGAGACATTCATTCGAGATCG AAACCGGTACCAATACCGGTGGACAAGGCCCCTATGGCGGGATAACGGACTTCGACCACATTCGGAATGGAAATTATTTATCGTTCTCACCACAAACCGATGAG GCGCGTACCTTAGGGAAATTTCGCTCGCGAATGCAGCCCACCAACAACCGGGTTGATCGTCAGAATCACTCTACCTGTAgctgtttttttcaaaatgatcaTCATGAGCAAGCAACGGAAATTACGAAAACCGCGGACCGCACTTTACCAGAACCTAAACCGCACCTCGcaccgaaaaatatttgtaccAAGTGCCATGACACGCGTGGAGAAACCAGCATTGACGAACGTGGAGCAGGATCGGTAGTTCAGTTTTACGAATTCTATGAGGAGGCGGACTCCCCAAGTTCCGTGCCGTCAGCATTTTCGGTGTCCACGGAAATTCAGGTATCGCAGGATGTTTTAAAGCAGCAGAATGCGCCAAACAAAGATTTTACACCGAAAGACGTCATGAATTCATGGATACCGGTCAGAG GAAGACCCACGAAAGGATTGCTCCCAACAAGTGAAAACTACATCGACGTATCGCCTCGAGGATTTTCCTTGCGAAAATACTTtccagaattatttttgaacgCGACGGAAAGGAACGAAATGCGAGCCGCACAGGGTCAGGAACTTCAAGGGTGTGATGCAGCCACATTACAGAAAAAGGATTGCACACATCCGAAATGCCTTTGTGGAAACTTCAACGATGTGCCAATCACGGAAGACTGGCGATCGGGCATTGAGAGTGTGGGAATTAATGCTCCTTGTCCATGGCACGACGAAGAGGTACCAGTCACCACAG atgATTGCGAAGAAATAAGGGATGTGAATCAGTCAAGTGTGAAGTTGACGTCCTCTGAACGTCCACGCAAGTGGCTTTGGTGGTCTTACGATAAATTTAAACGCGACAGCAATTAG
- the LOC124309400 gene encoding translin-associated protein X codes for MSHSRGGSGGGRRNRGQYFGHKNSKILVGDKGREVLENINENSLVIKQFRVYAAELDSKHDRYEAVVKLSRDITIESKRIIFLLHTFDKESKRDAVLGEAKTRLDVLAKTLFKSIAQELDGQNPFQYLRAYTAGIQEYIEAVTFYQYLESNKLDDWKDLERSLIYVVPCEIKSTPWDRALEPAAYTSREIRTMLTPHEYILGIADLTGELMRKCISNLGSGDIASCFQTCNFVRSIYIGFLGCVGSSGKEINRKLYTLKQSLIKMENVCYTVKVRGSEIPKHMLADVAIGASNEYAAEDDEGYHPF; via the exons ATGTCGCATAGTCGAG GTGGATCGGGTGGGGGGAGAAGAAATCGAGGCCAATACTTTGGGCACAAAAATAGTAAGATTCTTGTCGGTGACAAAGGGCGCGAGGTACTGGAGAACATAAATGAAAACTCTTTAGTGATAAAGCAATTTCGAGTATACGCCGCAGAATTGGACAGTAAACATGATCGTTACGAGGCTGTAGTGAAACTGAGCCGCGACATCACCATCGAGAGTAAGAGAATTATATTTCTTCTCCATACGTTCGACAAGGAGAGCAAACGGGACGCGGTTCTCGGAGAGGCCAAGACTCGGCTCGACGTTCTGGCTAAGACTTTGTTCAAAAGTATTGCTCAGGAGCTGGATGGACAGAACCCGTTTCAGTATTTGCGGGCTTATACCGCAGGTATTCAGGAATATATAGAGGCTGTCACCTTTTATCAATATCTTGAGAGCAATAAGCTGGATGACTGGAAGGACTTGGAGAGATCTCTGATCTACGTTGTTCCTTGCGAAATAAAAAGTACCCCTTGGGATCGAGCTCTGGAACCAGCGGCTTACACTTCCAGAGAAATCAGAACCATGCTAACGCCACACGAGTATATATTGGGTATAGCCGATCTTACTGGAGAGCTAATGCGAAAGTGTATAAGCAATTTGGGATCAGGTGATATAGCCAGCTGTTTCCAAACCTGCAATTTTGTCAGAAGTATCTACATCGGATTCCTTGGCTGCGTCGGCTCGtccggtaaagaaataaataggAAATTGTACACGTTGAAGCAGAGTTTAATTAAAATGGAGAATGTCTGCTATACGGTCAAGGTACGGGGCTCCGAGATACCGAAACACATGCTTGCCGACGTAGCGATCGGAGCATCCAATGAATATGCAGCCGAAGATGACGAAGGATATCATCCGTTTTAG
- the LOC124309395 gene encoding retinol dehydrogenase 7, with product MKALQIWSRKLYLKSLTLGLGSTAGLFCLYESGHRLVATTITVLGLGTAYLRWRNATRLPIHSKHAVIVTGCDSGLGYSLALHCRALDATVIAGVLQPDGLGARDLTRNGINVIPLDITRSESIAQFGTEARELMAQEKLDLRALVNNAGMMIFGEFEWQTEEQMRRQVEVNLLGTMGITKELMPDVRSTRSRIIVVTSHCSSQPLPGVATYAATKAALSAWTTALRIEVSKYGVEVVCFVPGSFTKDSNLLSRQSKYFADMANAMKPEARSFYGSYFTRYSRYLSEMSREIAPHKIEDPLLYQTFDGALMDVYPRSVYKCEPWRYTFYHLLFSTTPTFVRDRLVEKFVSMPRWNSSMEEAEESAMVPELENVKPYQSDLMPNDKTVPSSVKSIPEDVSTQKSDLSNLTKGNNLPR from the exons ATGAAAGCCCTGCAGATTTGGTCCAGAAAATTGTATCTGAAAAGCTTGACACTCGGATTGGGGAGTACTGCCGGGCTGTTTTGTCTCTACGAGAGCGGTCACAGACTTGTTGCCACCACGATTACCGTTCTTGGCTTGG GAACTGCATACCTTCGTTGGAGGAATGCGACGCGCTTACCGATTCACTCGAAGCACGCGGTGATCGTAACAGGATGCGACTCGGGGCTCGGATACAGCTTGGCTCTGCACTGTCGTGCCCTGGATGCAACGGTAATCGCTGGTGTCTTACAGCCCGACGGCCTCGGTGCTCGGGATCTGACACGAAATGGGATCAACGTTATTCCCTTGGATATAACCAGGAGCGAGAGTATCGCGCAATTTGGAACCGAAGCTCGGGAGCTGATGGCCCAGGAGAAACTTG ATCTTCGCGCTCTCGTGAACAACGCTGGGATGATGATTTTTGGCGAATTCGAATGGCAGACCGAAGAGCAAATGCGACGTCAGGTCGAAGTAAATCTCCTCGGAACGATGGGAATAACCAAGGAGCTTATGCCGGACGTCAGGTCAACAAGGAGCAGAATCATCGTCGTCACGAGTCACTGCTCGAGCCAGCCTTTGCCCGGCGTTGCGACGTATGCCGCGACGAAAGCCGCGCTCTCGGCTTGGACGACGGCACTTAGGATCGAAGTTTCCAAGTATGGAGTCGAGGTCGTCTGCTTTGTGCCAG GATCATTCACCAAGGACAGTAATCTACTCTCGAGACAGAGCAAATACTTCGCGGACATGGCGAACGCGATGAAGCCAGAAGCGAGAAGCTTTTACGGTAGCTATTTCACGAGGTACAGCCGTTATCTTTCCGAAATGTCGCGAGAGATCGCGCCGCATAAGATAGAGGATCCCCTGCTTTATCAAACCTTCGACGGCGCTTTAATGGACGTCTATCCTCGCAGCGTCTACAA ATGTGAACCGTGGAGATACACATTTTATCACCTGCTCTTTAGTACTACACCCACGTTCGTTCGCGATAGGTTGGTGGAGAAATTCGTTTCGATGCCGAGATGGAATTCTTCTATGGAAGAGGCGGAAGAGAGTGCGATGGTACCGGAACTTGAGAACGTCAAACCTTATCAGTCTGATCTTATGCCAAACGATAAAACGGTCCCCAGTTCTGTAAAATCTATTCCCGAAGATGTGTCAACGCAGAAAAGTGATTTGAGTAACTTGACCAAGGGGAACAACTTACCACGGTGA
- the LOC124309392 gene encoding uncharacterized protein LOC124309392 isoform X5, with protein sequence MSHRSGFVYMRDPCAHRKCDVTQLTSCYKKSPGSSGWVQLEVGSTVPIHVGDLFSLLSDKHWFKVVHVDATMEDNESGCKRKSFEKSTDEPSEKKNRLDGSIEAILSPNGNLDAVPSSIGVDPGQEEFNPLDYEDTAIVAVEQTTNDIYGASVPEGGKMVDEALATRPQASSAKSMTESDKQDYSPTPAAAKTAEIPTEDRSAAECAEVIGLDEAAKKIKWDCGQHFSDRNEQITANSNRAPDTDQHTTVSTSNTDTAVNVAATVSSSPTRNRCTYGTKCYRKNEEHRAQFSHPGDSDYAALDDRPECRYGVRCYRKNPQHRKDFKHTIQRRRRPQTPIRAKTPETTSATDQSSPEESIDESEYEPSFCTDSSDEAKSDWDK encoded by the exons ATGTCACACCGGTCTGGTTTTGTTTACATGCGGGACCCGTGCGCTCATCGAAAATGTGACGTAACGCAG TTGACCTCGTGCTACAAGAAATCACCTGGTTCATCCGGATGGGTACAACTTGAGGTGGGTTCAACGGTTCCCATTCACGTGGGGgatcttttttctttgctgAGCGACAAACACTGGTTCAAGGTTGTTCACGTCGACGCAACTATGGAGGATAATGAATCTGGATGTAAGCGAAAG tCATTCGAGAAGTCGACTGACGAACcgtctgagaaaaaaaatcgactagATGGAAGCATAGAGGCAATATTATCCCCGAATGGAAATCTTGACGCTGTTCCTAGTAGTATAGGGGTGGATCCAGGGCAGGAGGAATTCAATCCTTTGGACTACGAGGACACAGCTATTGTGGCTGTCGAACAAACTACAAATGATATCTATGGAGCTAG CGTACCGGAGGGGGGAAAAATGGTGGATGAGGCATTAGCGACGAGGCCACAAGCTTCCAGTGCGAAAAGTATGACTGAATCTGATAAACAGGATTATTCGCCAACCCCTGCAGCTGCTAAAACAGCAGAGATTCCAACAGAGGATAGGAGTGCTGCAGAGTGTGCAGAGGTTATAGGTCTCGACGAGGCtgcaaagaaaataaaatgggACTGTGGGCAACACTTTAGCGATCGTAACGAACAAATTACTGCCAATTCAAATAGAGCACCAGATACAGACCAACATACTACCGTCTCTACATCCAATACTGATACAGCTGTAAATGTGGCTGCTACAGTCTCATCCTCTCCTACGAGGAACAGATGCACATACGGGACTAAATGTTACAG AAAAAATGAGGAACACAGGGCACAGTTCAGCCACCCTGGTGATTCGGATTATGCCGCTTTGGACGATAGGCCGGAATGCCGTTATGGAGTACGATGTTACAGAAAGAATCCACAACATAGGAAAGATTTCAAACATACGATTCAGCGGAGGAGGCGACCCCAAACGCCGATACGAGCAAAGACTCCTGAAACAACATCTGCTACAGACCAATCATCTCCAGAGGAATCTATCGACGAATCAGAGTACGAACCTTCATTTTGTACAGATAGTTCGGATGAAGCAAAAAGTGATTGGGATAAGTAA
- the LOC124309392 gene encoding uncharacterized protein LOC124309392 isoform X3, with the protein MSHRSGFVYMRDPCAHRKCDVTQKFQIVRVDSDSVHKAELQTGANVIDVGVLTGCKDEDIRKHAITIDVTAEGDMTISPLTSCYKKSPGSSGWVQLEVGSTVPIHVGDLFSLLSDKHWFKVVHVDATMEDNESGCKRKSTDEPSEKKNRLDGSIEAILSPNGNLDAVPSSIGVDPGQEEFNPLDYEDTAIVAVEQTTNDIYGASVPEGGKMVDEALATRPQASSAKSMTESDKQDYSPTPAAAKTAEIPTEDRSAAECAEVIGLDEAAKKIKWDCGQHFSDRNEQITANSNRAPDTDQHTTVSTSNTDTAVNVAATVSSSPTRNRCTYGTKCYRKNEEHRAQFSHPGDSDYAALDDRPECRYGVRCYRKNPQHRKDFKHTIQRRRRPQTPIRAKTPETTSATDQSSPEESIDESEYEPSFCTDSSDEAKSDWDK; encoded by the exons ATGTCACACCGGTCTGGTTTTGTTTACATGCGGGACCCGTGCGCTCATCGAAAATGTGACGTAACGCAG aaatttcagatcgtACGGGTAGACAGCGATTCTGTTCACAAGGCTGAATTGCAAACTGGTGCCAATGTAATCGATGTCGGAGTCCTTACTGGG TGCAAGGACGAAGACATCAGGAAGCACGCCATTACTATTGATGTTACAGCTGAAGGAGATATGACAATAAGTCCG TTGACCTCGTGCTACAAGAAATCACCTGGTTCATCCGGATGGGTACAACTTGAGGTGGGTTCAACGGTTCCCATTCACGTGGGGgatcttttttctttgctgAGCGACAAACACTGGTTCAAGGTTGTTCACGTCGACGCAACTATGGAGGATAATGAATCTGGATGTAAGCGAAAG TCGACTGACGAACcgtctgagaaaaaaaatcgactagATGGAAGCATAGAGGCAATATTATCCCCGAATGGAAATCTTGACGCTGTTCCTAGTAGTATAGGGGTGGATCCAGGGCAGGAGGAATTCAATCCTTTGGACTACGAGGACACAGCTATTGTGGCTGTCGAACAAACTACAAATGATATCTATGGAGCTAG CGTACCGGAGGGGGGAAAAATGGTGGATGAGGCATTAGCGACGAGGCCACAAGCTTCCAGTGCGAAAAGTATGACTGAATCTGATAAACAGGATTATTCGCCAACCCCTGCAGCTGCTAAAACAGCAGAGATTCCAACAGAGGATAGGAGTGCTGCAGAGTGTGCAGAGGTTATAGGTCTCGACGAGGCtgcaaagaaaataaaatgggACTGTGGGCAACACTTTAGCGATCGTAACGAACAAATTACTGCCAATTCAAATAGAGCACCAGATACAGACCAACATACTACCGTCTCTACATCCAATACTGATACAGCTGTAAATGTGGCTGCTACAGTCTCATCCTCTCCTACGAGGAACAGATGCACATACGGGACTAAATGTTACAG AAAAAATGAGGAACACAGGGCACAGTTCAGCCACCCTGGTGATTCGGATTATGCCGCTTTGGACGATAGGCCGGAATGCCGTTATGGAGTACGATGTTACAGAAAGAATCCACAACATAGGAAAGATTTCAAACATACGATTCAGCGGAGGAGGCGACCCCAAACGCCGATACGAGCAAAGACTCCTGAAACAACATCTGCTACAGACCAATCATCTCCAGAGGAATCTATCGACGAATCAGAGTACGAACCTTCATTTTGTACAGATAGTTCGGATGAAGCAAAAAGTGATTGGGATAAGTAA
- the LOC124309392 gene encoding uncharacterized protein LOC124309392 isoform X4 codes for MSHRSGFVYMRDPCAHRKCDVTQCKDEDIRKHAITIDVTAEGDMTISPLTSCYKKSPGSSGWVQLEVGSTVPIHVGDLFSLLSDKHWFKVVHVDATMEDNESGCKRKSFEKSTDEPSEKKNRLDGSIEAILSPNGNLDAVPSSIGVDPGQEEFNPLDYEDTAIVAVEQTTNDIYGASVPEGGKMVDEALATRPQASSAKSMTESDKQDYSPTPAAAKTAEIPTEDRSAAECAEVIGLDEAAKKIKWDCGQHFSDRNEQITANSNRAPDTDQHTTVSTSNTDTAVNVAATVSSSPTRNRCTYGTKCYRKNEEHRAQFSHPGDSDYAALDDRPECRYGVRCYRKNPQHRKDFKHTIQRRRRPQTPIRAKTPETTSATDQSSPEESIDESEYEPSFCTDSSDEAKSDWDK; via the exons ATGTCACACCGGTCTGGTTTTGTTTACATGCGGGACCCGTGCGCTCATCGAAAATGTGACGTAACGCAG TGCAAGGACGAAGACATCAGGAAGCACGCCATTACTATTGATGTTACAGCTGAAGGAGATATGACAATAAGTCCG TTGACCTCGTGCTACAAGAAATCACCTGGTTCATCCGGATGGGTACAACTTGAGGTGGGTTCAACGGTTCCCATTCACGTGGGGgatcttttttctttgctgAGCGACAAACACTGGTTCAAGGTTGTTCACGTCGACGCAACTATGGAGGATAATGAATCTGGATGTAAGCGAAAG tCATTCGAGAAGTCGACTGACGAACcgtctgagaaaaaaaatcgactagATGGAAGCATAGAGGCAATATTATCCCCGAATGGAAATCTTGACGCTGTTCCTAGTAGTATAGGGGTGGATCCAGGGCAGGAGGAATTCAATCCTTTGGACTACGAGGACACAGCTATTGTGGCTGTCGAACAAACTACAAATGATATCTATGGAGCTAG CGTACCGGAGGGGGGAAAAATGGTGGATGAGGCATTAGCGACGAGGCCACAAGCTTCCAGTGCGAAAAGTATGACTGAATCTGATAAACAGGATTATTCGCCAACCCCTGCAGCTGCTAAAACAGCAGAGATTCCAACAGAGGATAGGAGTGCTGCAGAGTGTGCAGAGGTTATAGGTCTCGACGAGGCtgcaaagaaaataaaatgggACTGTGGGCAACACTTTAGCGATCGTAACGAACAAATTACTGCCAATTCAAATAGAGCACCAGATACAGACCAACATACTACCGTCTCTACATCCAATACTGATACAGCTGTAAATGTGGCTGCTACAGTCTCATCCTCTCCTACGAGGAACAGATGCACATACGGGACTAAATGTTACAG AAAAAATGAGGAACACAGGGCACAGTTCAGCCACCCTGGTGATTCGGATTATGCCGCTTTGGACGATAGGCCGGAATGCCGTTATGGAGTACGATGTTACAGAAAGAATCCACAACATAGGAAAGATTTCAAACATACGATTCAGCGGAGGAGGCGACCCCAAACGCCGATACGAGCAAAGACTCCTGAAACAACATCTGCTACAGACCAATCATCTCCAGAGGAATCTATCGACGAATCAGAGTACGAACCTTCATTTTGTACAGATAGTTCGGATGAAGCAAAAAGTGATTGGGATAAGTAA
- the LOC124309392 gene encoding uncharacterized protein LOC124309392 isoform X1: MSHRSGFVYMRDPCAHRKCDVTQKFQIVRVDSDSVHKAELQTGANVIDVGVLTGCKDEDIRKHAITIDVTAEGDMTISPLTSCYKKSPGSSGWVQLEVGSTVPIHVGDLFSLLSDKHWFKVVHVDATMEDNESGCKRKSFEKSTDEPSEKKNRLDGSIEAILSPNGNLDAVPSSIGVDPGQEEFNPLDYEDTAIVAVEQTTNDIYGASVPEGGKMVDEALATRPQASSAKSMTESDKQDYSPTPAAAKTAEIPTEDRSAAECAEVIGLDEAAKKIKWDCGQHFSDRNEQITANSNRAPDTDQHTTVSTSNTDTAVNVAATVSSSPTRNRCTYGTKCYRKNEEHRAQFSHPGDSDYAALDDRPECRYGVRCYRKNPQHRKDFKHTIQRRRRPQTPIRAKTPETTSATDQSSPEESIDESEYEPSFCTDSSDEAKSDWDK; this comes from the exons ATGTCACACCGGTCTGGTTTTGTTTACATGCGGGACCCGTGCGCTCATCGAAAATGTGACGTAACGCAG aaatttcagatcgtACGGGTAGACAGCGATTCTGTTCACAAGGCTGAATTGCAAACTGGTGCCAATGTAATCGATGTCGGAGTCCTTACTGGG TGCAAGGACGAAGACATCAGGAAGCACGCCATTACTATTGATGTTACAGCTGAAGGAGATATGACAATAAGTCCG TTGACCTCGTGCTACAAGAAATCACCTGGTTCATCCGGATGGGTACAACTTGAGGTGGGTTCAACGGTTCCCATTCACGTGGGGgatcttttttctttgctgAGCGACAAACACTGGTTCAAGGTTGTTCACGTCGACGCAACTATGGAGGATAATGAATCTGGATGTAAGCGAAAG tCATTCGAGAAGTCGACTGACGAACcgtctgagaaaaaaaatcgactagATGGAAGCATAGAGGCAATATTATCCCCGAATGGAAATCTTGACGCTGTTCCTAGTAGTATAGGGGTGGATCCAGGGCAGGAGGAATTCAATCCTTTGGACTACGAGGACACAGCTATTGTGGCTGTCGAACAAACTACAAATGATATCTATGGAGCTAG CGTACCGGAGGGGGGAAAAATGGTGGATGAGGCATTAGCGACGAGGCCACAAGCTTCCAGTGCGAAAAGTATGACTGAATCTGATAAACAGGATTATTCGCCAACCCCTGCAGCTGCTAAAACAGCAGAGATTCCAACAGAGGATAGGAGTGCTGCAGAGTGTGCAGAGGTTATAGGTCTCGACGAGGCtgcaaagaaaataaaatgggACTGTGGGCAACACTTTAGCGATCGTAACGAACAAATTACTGCCAATTCAAATAGAGCACCAGATACAGACCAACATACTACCGTCTCTACATCCAATACTGATACAGCTGTAAATGTGGCTGCTACAGTCTCATCCTCTCCTACGAGGAACAGATGCACATACGGGACTAAATGTTACAG AAAAAATGAGGAACACAGGGCACAGTTCAGCCACCCTGGTGATTCGGATTATGCCGCTTTGGACGATAGGCCGGAATGCCGTTATGGAGTACGATGTTACAGAAAGAATCCACAACATAGGAAAGATTTCAAACATACGATTCAGCGGAGGAGGCGACCCCAAACGCCGATACGAGCAAAGACTCCTGAAACAACATCTGCTACAGACCAATCATCTCCAGAGGAATCTATCGACGAATCAGAGTACGAACCTTCATTTTGTACAGATAGTTCGGATGAAGCAAAAAGTGATTGGGATAAGTAA
- the LOC124309397 gene encoding zinc finger protein-like 1 homolog, which produces MGLCKCPKRRVTNQFCFEHRVNVCEHCMVTNHPKCVIQSYLHWLKDSDYSPACTLCSGALTDGDCVRLTCYHIFHWACVDAYARNLPATTAPAGYTCPVCGIAIFPQPNLVSPVADVLKEKLAGVNWARAGLGLPLLSDDREQKPTQERKVSVTEMSTSYQNHTVTALPSVATPRTSSNINLINSGGSSSSSSSIHSTVQKSGPPYSVVNVEPSMPFSNQASKKVFEAYDDPKDLSYDHDENKYQRKSAIEWFMRWWKLISRTPARRRGSSGSLYKRYVVVTVLLVLAFVGIIMLFSWLGRIATDGDPNFDVNRNNLVRVERRQE; this is translated from the exons ATGGGGTTGTGCAAATGTCCAAAGAGAAGAGTTACGAATCAGTTTTGTTTCGAGCACCGCGTCAACGTCTGTGAGCATTGCATGGTCACGAATCATCCCAAG TGTGTAATTCAGTCGTATCTTCACTGGCTGAAGGACAGCGACTACAGTCCGGCCTGCACCCTGTGCTCAGGAGCGTTGACGGATGGGGATTGCGTCAGGCTGACGTGCTACCACATCTTTCACTGGGCCTGCGTAGATGCCTATGCCAGAAATCTACCAGCTACAACTGCACCCGCGGGATACACGTGTCCAGTTTGCGGGATTGCCATTTTCCCACAGCCAAATCTAGTTTCCCCGGTCGCGGACGTCCTCAAGGAGAAACTCGCCGGAGTCAATTGGGCGAGGGCTGGTCTCGGCTTGCCATTG ttgaGCGACGACAGGGAGCAAAAACCGACCCAGGAACGTAAGGTCTCGGTGACCGAGATGTCTACCTCTTACCAAAACCACACAGTTACAGCCTTGCCGAGTGTAGCGACCCCTCGGACTAGCAGCAATATAAACTTGATCAATTCCGGcggtagcagcagcagcagcagcagcattcACTCGACAGTGCAGAAATCTGGACCCCCCTATTCCGTTGTGAATGTAGAACCTTCGATGCCTTTTTCAAATCAGGCAAGCAAGAAAGTTTTCGAGGCGTACGATGACCCGAAGGACTTATCCTATGACCATGACGAAAACAAGTATCAGCGGAAATCCGCGATTGAATGGTTCATGAGATGGTGGAAATTAATTTCTAGAACTCCGGCACGCAGGCGAGGCTCCTCTGGATCGTTGTACAAGCGATATGTTGTGGTTACCGTACTGTTAGTCCTAGCATTTGTTGGTATAATTATGTTATTCTCGTGGCTTGGCAGAATAGCTACCGATGGAGACCCTAACTTTGATGTAAACAGGAACAATCTAGTGAGAGTTGAAAGGCGACAAGAATAG
- the LOC124309392 gene encoding uncharacterized protein LOC124309392 isoform X2, whose translation MSHRSGFVYMRDPCAHRKCDVTQIVRVDSDSVHKAELQTGANVIDVGVLTGCKDEDIRKHAITIDVTAEGDMTISPLTSCYKKSPGSSGWVQLEVGSTVPIHVGDLFSLLSDKHWFKVVHVDATMEDNESGCKRKSFEKSTDEPSEKKNRLDGSIEAILSPNGNLDAVPSSIGVDPGQEEFNPLDYEDTAIVAVEQTTNDIYGASVPEGGKMVDEALATRPQASSAKSMTESDKQDYSPTPAAAKTAEIPTEDRSAAECAEVIGLDEAAKKIKWDCGQHFSDRNEQITANSNRAPDTDQHTTVSTSNTDTAVNVAATVSSSPTRNRCTYGTKCYRKNEEHRAQFSHPGDSDYAALDDRPECRYGVRCYRKNPQHRKDFKHTIQRRRRPQTPIRAKTPETTSATDQSSPEESIDESEYEPSFCTDSSDEAKSDWDK comes from the exons ATGTCACACCGGTCTGGTTTTGTTTACATGCGGGACCCGTGCGCTCATCGAAAATGTGACGTAACGCAG atcgtACGGGTAGACAGCGATTCTGTTCACAAGGCTGAATTGCAAACTGGTGCCAATGTAATCGATGTCGGAGTCCTTACTGGG TGCAAGGACGAAGACATCAGGAAGCACGCCATTACTATTGATGTTACAGCTGAAGGAGATATGACAATAAGTCCG TTGACCTCGTGCTACAAGAAATCACCTGGTTCATCCGGATGGGTACAACTTGAGGTGGGTTCAACGGTTCCCATTCACGTGGGGgatcttttttctttgctgAGCGACAAACACTGGTTCAAGGTTGTTCACGTCGACGCAACTATGGAGGATAATGAATCTGGATGTAAGCGAAAG tCATTCGAGAAGTCGACTGACGAACcgtctgagaaaaaaaatcgactagATGGAAGCATAGAGGCAATATTATCCCCGAATGGAAATCTTGACGCTGTTCCTAGTAGTATAGGGGTGGATCCAGGGCAGGAGGAATTCAATCCTTTGGACTACGAGGACACAGCTATTGTGGCTGTCGAACAAACTACAAATGATATCTATGGAGCTAG CGTACCGGAGGGGGGAAAAATGGTGGATGAGGCATTAGCGACGAGGCCACAAGCTTCCAGTGCGAAAAGTATGACTGAATCTGATAAACAGGATTATTCGCCAACCCCTGCAGCTGCTAAAACAGCAGAGATTCCAACAGAGGATAGGAGTGCTGCAGAGTGTGCAGAGGTTATAGGTCTCGACGAGGCtgcaaagaaaataaaatgggACTGTGGGCAACACTTTAGCGATCGTAACGAACAAATTACTGCCAATTCAAATAGAGCACCAGATACAGACCAACATACTACCGTCTCTACATCCAATACTGATACAGCTGTAAATGTGGCTGCTACAGTCTCATCCTCTCCTACGAGGAACAGATGCACATACGGGACTAAATGTTACAG AAAAAATGAGGAACACAGGGCACAGTTCAGCCACCCTGGTGATTCGGATTATGCCGCTTTGGACGATAGGCCGGAATGCCGTTATGGAGTACGATGTTACAGAAAGAATCCACAACATAGGAAAGATTTCAAACATACGATTCAGCGGAGGAGGCGACCCCAAACGCCGATACGAGCAAAGACTCCTGAAACAACATCTGCTACAGACCAATCATCTCCAGAGGAATCTATCGACGAATCAGAGTACGAACCTTCATTTTGTACAGATAGTTCGGATGAAGCAAAAAGTGATTGGGATAAGTAA